Proteins from one Bacteroidota bacterium genomic window:
- a CDS encoding nitroreductase family protein: MPEFPRTPLGFSPYSDEETASRAEAFFQEMDRRRSVRDFTDRPVPRRLIELAIQTAGTAPSGAHKQPWTFVAVSDPGMKRRIREAAEEEERSFYAERASPEWLDALAPIGTDWEKPFLETVPWIVVLFAQSTGLDAAGEKEKHYYVQESCGIAAGLFIAALHRMGLATLTHTPSPMRFLSDLLGRPSRERPYILFPVGYPAEDATVPDFGRKTLDEVAVWFE, from the coding sequence ATGCCTGAGTTTCCCCGCACCCCGCTCGGCTTCTCGCCCTACTCCGACGAGGAGACCGCCTCGCGCGCCGAGGCGTTCTTCCAGGAGATGGACCGCCGCCGCTCCGTCCGCGACTTCACTGACCGGCCCGTCCCGCGCCGCCTCATCGAGCTGGCGATCCAGACGGCGGGGACCGCCCCGAGCGGGGCGCACAAGCAGCCGTGGACCTTCGTCGCCGTGAGCGACCCCGGGATGAAGCGCCGCATCCGCGAGGCCGCCGAGGAGGAGGAGCGCTCGTTCTACGCCGAGCGGGCCTCGCCCGAGTGGCTCGACGCCCTCGCACCGATCGGGACCGACTGGGAGAAGCCGTTTCTGGAGACTGTGCCGTGGATCGTCGTCCTCTTCGCGCAGAGCACCGGCCTCGACGCGGCGGGCGAGAAGGAGAAGCACTACTACGTGCAGGAGAGCTGCGGCATCGCCGCCGGGCTGTTCATCGCGGCGCTCCACCGGATGGGCCTCGCCACGCTCACCCACACGCCCAGCCCGATGCGCTTCCTGAGCGACCTCCTCGGCCGCCCGAGCCGCGAGCGGCCTTACATCCTCTTCCCCGTCGGCTACCCGGCCGAGGACGCGACGGTGCCCGACTTCGGGCGCAAGACGCTGGACGAGGTGGCCGTCTGGTTCGAGTAG
- a CDS encoding nucleoside deaminase, producing the protein MPDTADLDFMRLAIEQAKLAVGKGQSPFGAVIVKDGRVVCAVHNVVWETTDITAHAEVHALRVACEALATIDLSGCTIYSSTEPCPMCFSAIHWANCDRIVFGTFIGDADRAGFRELGISNEQMKSLGGATLAVEGGVLRDEAQAAFDLFATVSQDKLY; encoded by the coding sequence ATGCCTGACACCGCCGACCTCGACTTCATGCGCCTCGCCATCGAGCAGGCGAAACTCGCCGTCGGAAAGGGCCAGAGCCCGTTCGGCGCGGTCATCGTCAAGGACGGCCGCGTCGTCTGCGCCGTTCACAACGTCGTCTGGGAGACGACCGACATCACGGCCCACGCCGAGGTCCACGCCCTCCGCGTCGCCTGCGAGGCGCTGGCTACGATCGACCTCTCGGGCTGCACGATCTACTCGTCCACCGAGCCCTGCCCGATGTGCTTCTCGGCCATCCACTGGGCGAACTGCGACCGCATCGTCTTCGGCACTTTCATCGGCGACGCCGACCGGGCGGGGTTCCGCGAACTCGGCATCTCGAACGAGCAGATGAAGTCGCTCGGCGGAGCTACCCTCGCCGTCGAGGGCGGCGTGCTCCGCGACGAAGCGCAGGCGGCGTTCGACCTCTTCGCCACCGTCAGCCAGGACAAACTATACTGA
- a CDS encoding SIMPL domain-containing protein (The SIMPL domain is named for its presence in mouse protein SIMPL (signalling molecule that associates with mouse pelle-like kinase). Bacterial member BP26, from Brucella, was shown to assemble into a channel-like structure, while YggE from E. coli has been associated with resistance to oxidative stress.), with translation MNRSLLSLLLVLLSISTVTAQSADTPDPRTVTVSGVGTIDVEPDEATVQFAVVTRAETAEDARRENAEAAEAAMDAVRSMGVADRNMQLLSLRLDEDVEFRNGQRFRKGFIARRDVKVTIGDPGSSPGQALDLVPRVVAEVVQRGANELNGIQYGLQDRESVEDQALRDAVARARQKAQNMAEVLGARLGRVVRIAEGNVSVPTPRPGVFARAEMAMDTADEGNPGAFAAGEITVRATVTVTFELE, from the coding sequence ATGAATCGCTCTCTCCTCTCTCTTCTTCTCGTTCTCCTCTCCATCTCCACCGTGACCGCCCAGTCTGCCGACACCCCCGACCCGCGCACCGTCACGGTCAGCGGCGTCGGGACTATCGATGTGGAGCCGGACGAGGCGACGGTGCAGTTCGCGGTCGTAACGCGGGCCGAGACGGCGGAGGACGCCCGGCGCGAGAACGCCGAGGCCGCCGAGGCCGCGATGGACGCCGTCCGCAGCATGGGCGTCGCCGACCGCAACATGCAGCTCCTCAGCCTCCGGCTCGATGAGGACGTGGAGTTCCGAAACGGGCAGCGCTTCCGCAAAGGCTTTATCGCCCGCCGCGACGTGAAGGTGACGATCGGAGACCCCGGATCGAGTCCGGGGCAGGCCCTCGACCTCGTCCCGCGCGTCGTCGCCGAGGTCGTGCAGCGGGGGGCCAACGAGCTGAACGGGATTCAGTACGGCTTGCAGGACCGGGAGAGCGTAGAAGACCAAGCGCTCCGCGACGCGGTCGCCCGCGCCCGCCAGAAGGCGCAAAACATGGCCGAGGTGCTCGGCGCCCGGCTCGGGCGCGTCGTTCGCATCGCCGAAGGCAACGTCAGCGTGCCCACGCCGCGCCCCGGCGTCTTCGCCCGCGCCGAGATGGCGATGGACACCGCCGACGAGGGCAACCCTGGAGCCTTCGCGGCCGGCGAGATCACCGTTCGCGCCACCGTCACCGTTACCTTCGAGCTAGAGTGA
- a CDS encoding T9SS type A sorting domain-containing protein, whose translation MIDRYTPSARSSRRPAPVWLLTLALLLVSAEALAQAEWVERAGGTSQEIAYGIATDGAGGSFIAGYFFASMDFDGDGTGELTSAGSGDILIARYDGDGNFLWGRRAGGAGFDIAYAVSSDGEGGAYLAGQFREGADFDGDGTPDVFSAGANDIFLARYDSEGELLWVRDAGGEIFDRAYGVVPDGEGGAFVTGTFIDDADFDGDGVADVSGAGSFDVFVARYDGDGELLWVRSAGSSRDDVSNDIAVDGLGGVVVAGQIRESVDFDGDGAADVVSAGEQDIFAARYDGEGNLVWVRSAGGISTDYGYDVASDGAGGAYVTGYFQINADFDGDGAPDVSSAGDRDIFLAYYDAAGELVWLRRAGSAASDRGEGIDANVAGNIFLVGRFQAGADFDEDGTADVTSLGVNDIFVAEYDAAGTLVKVSQAGGPEDDRAYSVAVDAAGNAFVTGRFVADADFTEDGTPDVSALGFEDAFVARYGDNPVSVAPSPTAGAAGLALYPNPTASEARVLVSVPEAGEATVSVHDALGRRVAVLHDGPLAVGEHSFAFASRTLPSGLYIVRAETAAGAVVQRLSVVR comes from the coding sequence ATGATCGACCGATACACACCTTCCGCCCGCTCCTCGCGCCGCCCGGCACCGGTGTGGCTGCTCACCCTCGCCCTGCTGCTCGTCTCGGCCGAGGCGCTCGCGCAGGCAGAGTGGGTCGAGCGGGCAGGCGGCACCAGCCAGGAGATAGCCTACGGCATCGCCACCGACGGGGCCGGCGGGTCCTTCATCGCGGGCTACTTCTTCGCCAGCATGGACTTCGACGGCGACGGCACGGGCGAGCTGACGAGCGCCGGCAGCGGCGACATCCTCATCGCCCGCTACGACGGCGACGGCAACTTCCTCTGGGGCCGCCGCGCCGGCGGCGCCGGCTTCGACATTGCCTACGCCGTCTCCTCGGACGGGGAGGGCGGGGCCTACCTCGCCGGCCAGTTCCGCGAGGGGGCCGACTTCGACGGCGACGGCACGCCCGACGTATTCAGCGCCGGCGCGAACGACATCTTCCTGGCCCGCTACGACAGCGAGGGCGAGCTCCTCTGGGTCCGCGACGCCGGCGGAGAGATCTTCGACCGCGCCTACGGCGTCGTCCCCGACGGCGAGGGCGGGGCCTTCGTCACCGGCACCTTCATCGACGACGCCGACTTCGACGGCGACGGCGTCGCAGACGTCTCCGGGGCCGGCAGCTTCGACGTCTTCGTGGCCCGGTACGACGGTGACGGCGAGCTCCTCTGGGTCCGCAGCGCCGGCAGCAGCCGCGACGACGTGAGCAACGACATCGCCGTGGACGGCCTCGGCGGCGTGGTCGTCGCCGGCCAGATCCGCGAGAGCGTCGACTTCGACGGCGACGGTGCGGCTGACGTGGTGAGTGCCGGCGAGCAGGACATCTTCGCCGCCCGCTACGACGGCGAGGGCAACCTCGTGTGGGTCCGCAGCGCGGGCGGCATCAGCACCGACTACGGCTACGATGTGGCCTCAGACGGTGCCGGCGGGGCCTACGTCACCGGCTACTTCCAGATCAACGCCGACTTCGACGGCGACGGCGCGCCCGACGTGTCGAGCGCCGGCGACCGCGACATCTTCCTCGCCTACTACGACGCCGCGGGCGAGCTCGTTTGGCTCCGCCGCGCCGGTAGCGCCGCCAGCGACCGGGGCGAGGGCATCGACGCCAATGTCGCGGGCAACATCTTCCTCGTCGGCCGCTTCCAGGCCGGAGCCGACTTCGACGAGGACGGCACGGCCGACGTGACGAGCCTCGGGGTCAACGACATCTTCGTGGCCGAGTACGACGCCGCAGGCACGCTCGTGAAGGTCAGCCAGGCCGGCGGCCCCGAGGACGACCGGGCCTACAGCGTCGCCGTCGACGCCGCGGGCAACGCCTTCGTCACCGGCCGCTTCGTCGCCGACGCCGACTTCACCGAGGACGGCACGCCGGACGTGTCGGCGCTCGGGTTCGAGGACGCCTTCGTCGCGCGCTACGGCGACAACCCGGTCTCGGTAGCCCCGTCGCCGACGGCGGGGGCGGCCGGGCTCGCGCTCTACCCGAACCCGACGGCGTCGGAGGCCCGCGTCCTCGTCTCGGTGCCTGAGGCGGGCGAGGCGACCGTGTCGGTCCACGACGCCCTCGGCCGCCGCGTGGCCGTGCTCCACGACGGACCGCTCGCGGTCGGTGAGCACAGCTTCGCCTTTGCGTCGCGTACGTTGCCGTCCGGTCTCTACATCGTCCGGGCCGAAACAGCAGCAGGTGCGGTAGTGCAGCGCCTGAGCGTCGTGCGCTGA
- a CDS encoding asparagine--tRNA ligase, giving the protein MIDSSTAVRDLAQHEGETVTLQGWLYNKRGSKSLYFLILRDGTGLAQCVVNEEQVDAAGFEAAAAATQESALRVTGRVVADERQVGGYEVQATAVDLLHLAEEYPISPKAHGVEFLMNHRHLWLRSQRQWAIMRVRNRIIQSIHAFFQEDGFIQMDPPVLTGNAVEGTSTLFELDYFDEPAYLTQSGQLYGEAMALAHGKIYTFGPTFRAEKSKTRRHLTEFWMIEPEMAFFDLEMDMALAEGLLRRIASDVLAHCADELALLERDTSALETAAEGGFPRVHYSEAVDLLRSDKTQALLDAEIADLEAEQAALTSERDGNRARYGQAKKGEKRRIDAREIAIGGRLGEIEEALRNLPKWKASAASFEWGGDFGGSDETVLTKHFDRPIIVHRFPAAVKAFYMKRDPEDDRLALGMDVLAPEGYGEIVGGGERATDLDFLKSQIDAHGLPQEVFAWYLDLRRYGSVPHAGFGLGLERTVAWVCGLPHVRETIPFPRLLGRLNP; this is encoded by the coding sequence ATGATTGACTCCTCCACCGCCGTCCGCGACCTCGCCCAGCACGAGGGCGAGACCGTCACGCTCCAGGGCTGGCTCTACAACAAGCGCGGCTCCAAGAGCCTCTACTTCCTCATCCTCCGCGACGGCACCGGGCTGGCGCAGTGCGTCGTGAACGAGGAGCAGGTGGACGCTGCCGGCTTCGAGGCTGCCGCCGCGGCGACCCAGGAGAGCGCTCTCCGCGTCACCGGCCGCGTCGTCGCCGACGAGCGCCAGGTCGGGGGCTACGAGGTCCAGGCGACGGCGGTCGACCTGCTGCATCTCGCCGAGGAGTACCCAATCAGCCCGAAGGCGCACGGGGTCGAGTTCCTGATGAACCACCGCCACCTGTGGCTGCGCAGCCAGCGGCAGTGGGCGATCATGCGCGTCCGCAACCGCATCATCCAGTCGATCCACGCCTTCTTCCAGGAGGACGGCTTCATCCAGATGGACCCGCCAGTGCTGACTGGCAACGCGGTCGAAGGGACGAGCACGCTCTTCGAGCTCGACTACTTCGACGAGCCCGCCTACCTCACCCAGAGCGGGCAGCTCTACGGCGAGGCGATGGCGCTCGCCCACGGCAAGATCTACACCTTCGGCCCGACCTTCCGCGCCGAGAAGTCGAAGACCCGGCGGCACCTGACCGAGTTCTGGATGATCGAGCCCGAGATGGCGTTCTTCGATCTGGAGATGGACATGGCCCTCGCCGAAGGCCTCCTCCGCCGGATCGCCTCGGACGTGCTGGCTCACTGCGCCGACGAACTCGCCCTGCTAGAGCGCGACACGTCGGCACTCGAAACCGCTGCCGAGGGCGGCTTCCCGCGCGTCCACTACTCCGAGGCCGTCGACCTCCTCAGAAGCGACAAGACGCAGGCCCTCCTCGATGCCGAGATCGCCGACCTCGAGGCAGAGCAAGCGGCGCTGACCTCCGAGCGCGACGGCAACCGCGCACGCTACGGGCAGGCTAAGAAGGGCGAGAAGCGCCGGATCGACGCCCGCGAGATCGCCATCGGCGGGCGGCTGGGCGAGATCGAGGAGGCGCTCCGCAACCTCCCGAAGTGGAAGGCGTCGGCGGCGAGCTTCGAGTGGGGCGGCGACTTCGGCGGCTCCGACGAGACCGTCCTCACCAAGCACTTCGACCGGCCCATCATCGTCCACCGCTTCCCAGCGGCCGTCAAGGCGTTCTACATGAAGCGCGACCCCGAGGACGACCGGCTCGCGCTCGGGATGGACGTGCTCGCGCCCGAGGGCTACGGCGAGATCGTCGGCGGCGGTGAGCGGGCGACGGACCTCGACTTCCTGAAAAGCCAGATCGACGCGCACGGGCTGCCCCAGGAGGTCTTCGCGTGGTACCTCGACCTGCGGCGCTACGGGTCGGTCCCGCACGCGGGCTTCGGGCTCGGCCTGGAGCGGACCGTCGCGTGGGTGTGCGGGCTCCCGCATGTCCGCGAGACGATTCCGTTCCCGCGCCTCCTCGGGCGGCTGAACCCGTGA
- a CDS encoding L-threonylcarbamoyladenylate synthase, which translates to MADQAAAAVRSGGVIVYPTETVYGLGCDPADAEAVARIRRVKGRDAARPMLALTDAWSRVEGWLVGLTDVHRRLMEHDPPLPVTVVFDAAPDAPPGLVSTAGGIGIRRTTDPFCLALVAAAGPVLSTSANRAGEPPARRFADLDPAVTAAADLAVDAGQALGGTPSTVVRVEGGRLAVLREGAVDAATLRAIIDP; encoded by the coding sequence TTGGCCGACCAGGCCGCCGCTGCCGTCCGCTCGGGCGGGGTGATCGTCTACCCGACGGAGACGGTCTACGGACTGGGCTGCGACCCGGCCGACGCCGAGGCCGTCGCCCGCATCCGCCGGGTTAAGGGCCGCGACGCCGCCCGCCCGATGCTCGCCCTCACGGACGCCTGGTCTCGGGTCGAGGGCTGGCTGGTCGGGCTGACCGACGTGCACCGCCGCCTGATGGAGCACGACCCGCCGCTGCCCGTGACGGTCGTCTTCGACGCGGCACCCGATGCGCCCCCCGGCCTCGTGAGCACAGCCGGCGGCATCGGCATCCGCCGGACGACCGACCCCTTCTGCCTCGCCCTCGTCGCGGCTGCCGGGCCGGTGCTCTCGACGAGCGCCAACCGCGCCGGGGAGCCCCCCGCCCGCCGCTTCGCCGACCTCGACCCGGCCGTCACCGCCGCCGCCGATCTCGCCGTGGACGCCGGGCAGGCACTCGGCGGGACACCTTCGACGGTCGTACGGGTCGAGGGCGGGCGGCTCGCCGTGCTGCGCGAGGGCGCGGTGGACGCGGCGACGCTGCGGGCGATCATCGACCCGTAG
- a CDS encoding GWxTD domain-containing protein gives MPSLRLRALTFCFAFAAAAPAFAQQPAAILPLQLDVDHAAFRYDAETSLVEAYLAFEASSLPYVRADEQFEVVLPVIVGLRRSSTGGLAQASETLAFADTLAYRFAVPDTSGLVQGQYFVQQVRAAVPSGEYVLEVDVLGNEDLGRAAFAARSDVSVPDFEGAGDRVMVSDLTLASSIRRSEDREIPFYKNGLAVLPNPNKLFGQGLPTLYYYAEAYGLDAAAGGGTYTLFAYLASSDLAQPMAGFQQRTERAARPTDVLVGQFDLSEVPSGSYYLRLALLDENNEALAEQGRKFFIFNPGVAQPVAEADGSSYEANLYAVMPEEEVEQNLAHAGVLANDREQGQMRRLATLDAKRDFLARFWAGRDENPLTPINETRRRFYELVQYTNGRYSTSFTEGWNTDRGNVVLKYGQPSQVDPNLYDSETVPHETWEYDNIPGAGRSLFVFVDRLGFGDFELIHSTVNGEVSMPDWQQQLRR, from the coding sequence ATGCCCTCGCTCCGACTCCGCGCCTTAACCTTCTGCTTCGCCTTCGCTGCGGCCGCCCCCGCCTTTGCCCAGCAGCCGGCCGCCATCCTGCCCCTCCAGCTCGACGTGGACCACGCCGCGTTCCGGTACGACGCCGAGACCTCACTCGTCGAGGCCTACCTCGCCTTCGAGGCGTCGTCGCTGCCCTACGTCCGGGCCGACGAGCAGTTCGAGGTCGTGCTACCGGTGATTGTGGGGCTGCGGCGCTCGTCGACGGGCGGGCTCGCCCAGGCGTCGGAGACCCTCGCGTTCGCCGACACGCTCGCCTACCGCTTCGCGGTGCCGGACACGAGCGGGCTCGTCCAGGGGCAGTACTTCGTGCAGCAGGTCCGCGCCGCCGTGCCGTCGGGCGAGTACGTGCTCGAGGTCGACGTGCTGGGCAACGAGGACCTCGGGCGCGCGGCCTTCGCCGCCCGGAGCGACGTCTCGGTGCCGGACTTCGAGGGTGCGGGCGACCGGGTGATGGTCTCCGACCTCACCCTCGCCTCGAGCATCCGCCGCTCCGAGGACCGCGAGATTCCGTTCTACAAGAACGGCCTCGCCGTCTTGCCGAACCCCAACAAGCTCTTCGGGCAGGGCCTCCCGACGCTCTACTACTACGCCGAAGCCTACGGCCTCGACGCGGCTGCCGGGGGCGGGACCTACACGCTCTTTGCTTACCTCGCCTCGTCCGACCTCGCTCAGCCGATGGCCGGCTTCCAGCAGCGCACCGAGCGCGCCGCTCGCCCGACCGACGTGCTCGTCGGGCAGTTCGACCTGAGCGAAGTCCCGAGCGGGTCGTACTACCTCCGCCTCGCGCTCCTCGACGAGAACAACGAGGCCCTCGCCGAGCAGGGGCGGAAGTTCTTCATCTTCAACCCCGGCGTGGCCCAGCCCGTCGCCGAGGCCGACGGCTCGTCCTACGAGGCCAACCTCTACGCGGTGATGCCGGAGGAGGAGGTCGAGCAGAACCTGGCCCACGCGGGCGTGCTGGCCAACGACCGCGAGCAGGGCCAGATGCGCCGCCTCGCCACGCTCGACGCCAAGCGCGACTTCCTCGCCCGCTTCTGGGCGGGCCGGGACGAGAACCCGCTCACGCCGATCAACGAGACGCGCCGCCGGTTCTACGAACTGGTCCAGTACACCAACGGGCGCTACTCGACCTCCTTCACCGAGGGCTGGAATACCGACCGGGGCAACGTCGTCCTGAAGTACGGGCAGCCCTCGCAGGTGGACCCGAACCTCTACGACAGCGAGACGGTCCCGCACGAGACGTGGGAGTACGATAACATCCCCGGCGCGGGCCGCTCGCTCTTCGTCTTCGTCGACCGCCTCGGCTTCGGCGACTTCGAGCTGATCCACTCGACCGTCAACGGCGAGGTCAGCATGCCGGACTGGCAGCAGCAGCTCCGGCGGTGA
- the pckA gene encoding phosphoenolpyruvate carboxykinase (ATP), with protein MDLTISLNQYGIDVAEVLRNVAPAKLYEEAVRNDPTAAIMNSGALRVGSGEKTGRSPADKRVVRSPESEDDVWWGTINIELDEDTFRIVRERASDYLNTRDCLYVVDGYAGWDPAYRLKVRIICTRPYHALFMHNMLIRPTDEELADFGEPDFVIFNAGAFPANAQTPHMTSKTSVGVHFERGEMVILGTEYAGEMKKGIFTVMNYLMPRRGVLSMHCSANEGEDGSVTLFFGLSGTGKTTLSADAHRHLIGDDEHCWSGEGVFNIEGGCYAKAIDLSAEKEPEIFAAITYGTVLENLVYDERTREVDYHDTSLTQNTRASYPIEYIPNAKIPCVGGHPTNVVFLTYDAFGVLPPVAKLSPEETMYHFISGYTSKVAGTEVGVTEPEPAFSACFGAPFMVWHPSKYAELLAEKMRTHGVDAWLINTGLTGGPYGTGERMSLTYTRAIIDAIHDGSLAEAPTETDPVFGFAVPTACPNVPSEILQPRNTWADPDAYDAARNKLAQRFADNFKKFEDGASPAIKQAGPKVPTEV; from the coding sequence ATGGACCTGACAATCAGCCTGAACCAGTACGGCATCGACGTGGCGGAGGTACTGCGCAACGTGGCCCCGGCCAAGCTCTACGAGGAGGCCGTCCGCAACGACCCCACGGCTGCCATCATGAACAGCGGCGCGCTGCGCGTGGGCTCCGGGGAGAAGACCGGCCGCAGCCCCGCCGACAAGCGCGTGGTCCGCAGCCCCGAGAGCGAGGACGACGTGTGGTGGGGCACGATCAACATCGAGCTCGACGAGGACACCTTCCGGATCGTCCGCGAGCGTGCTTCGGACTACCTCAACACACGCGACTGCCTCTACGTCGTCGACGGCTACGCAGGCTGGGACCCGGCCTACCGGCTCAAGGTCCGCATCATCTGCACGCGGCCCTACCACGCCCTCTTCATGCACAACATGCTCATCCGCCCGACCGACGAGGAGCTGGCAGACTTCGGCGAGCCCGACTTCGTGATCTTCAACGCCGGCGCGTTCCCCGCCAACGCGCAAACCCCCCACATGACCTCGAAGACGAGCGTCGGCGTGCACTTCGAGCGCGGCGAGATGGTCATCCTCGGGACCGAGTACGCGGGCGAAATGAAGAAGGGCATCTTCACCGTCATGAACTACCTCATGCCTAGGCGGGGCGTCCTCTCGATGCACTGCTCGGCGAATGAGGGCGAGGACGGCAGCGTGACCCTCTTCTTCGGCCTCTCGGGGACCGGCAAGACCACACTCTCGGCCGACGCCCACCGCCACCTCATCGGCGACGACGAGCACTGCTGGTCGGGCGAGGGCGTCTTCAACATCGAGGGCGGCTGCTACGCCAAGGCCATCGACCTCTCGGCCGAGAAGGAGCCGGAGATCTTCGCCGCCATCACGTACGGCACGGTTCTCGAAAATCTGGTCTACGATGAGCGCACGCGCGAGGTGGACTACCACGACACGTCGCTGACCCAGAACACGCGGGCCTCCTACCCCATCGAGTACATTCCGAACGCGAAGATCCCCTGCGTGGGTGGGCATCCGACGAACGTCGTCTTCCTGACTTACGACGCCTTCGGCGTGCTCCCACCCGTCGCAAAGCTCTCGCCCGAGGAAACGATGTACCACTTCATCAGCGGCTACACCTCGAAGGTGGCCGGCACCGAGGTGGGCGTGACCGAGCCGGAGCCGGCGTTCTCGGCCTGCTTCGGCGCGCCGTTCATGGTGTGGCACCCGTCGAAGTACGCCGAGCTCCTCGCCGAGAAGATGCGCACCCACGGCGTCGACGCGTGGCTGATCAACACCGGCCTCACCGGCGGCCCCTACGGCACCGGCGAGCGGATGTCGCTCACGTACACCCGCGCCATCATCGACGCCATCCACGACGGTTCGCTCGCCGAGGCCCCAACCGAGACCGACCCGGTCTTCGGCTTCGCCGTCCCGACGGCCTGCCCGAACGTCCCGTCGGAGATCCTCCAGCCGCGCAACACCTGGGCTGACCCCGACGCCTACGACGCGGCGCGCAACAAGCTGGCACAGCGCTTCGCCGACAACTTCAAGAAGTTCGAGGACGGCGCGAGCCCAGCGATCAAGCAGGCCGGCCCGAAGGTCCCCACGGAGGTGTAG
- a CDS encoding DUF3667 domain-containing protein: MQPADTQTTPADAPVNAPTVNTVTADLPVAASPACANCGHEVVGDFCAACGQKSAPLRQPVHRFVASAAGEYFGLDGRLWRTLGLLLTQPGTLTRAYLDGRRARYLRPLRLYLTATLTFFFLLAVLDPVANIEGLIVGGDEDRIAADSTMTAAAWIDTIDSGQVTFDARVDQLRQVADSLLQAGLVEPEIDSETGDTLRADLNLHEIPEEHRPQMRELVRLGSTGRQRAVRRLEWQRAALADADPDSSIRPADWQTAAEIVIPSMRESAVNLPDWMPRSRAIERLNAARTSDGRTEAATDLARGMIARVPTVMFLLLPLFALLLKLVYIRRGWYYSEHLVFALHGHAFAFLVFTVVAVLLTASGAAAWALRVSQALGVAVLGYFFIAQKRVYGQGWLKTGAKALGLGVVYTILLFWGFIGSLVLAAAL, encoded by the coding sequence GTGCAGCCTGCCGACACCCAGACGACTCCTGCCGACGCACCCGTCAACGCGCCGACCGTTAACACGGTAACCGCTGATCTGCCCGTGGCGGCGAGCCCCGCGTGCGCCAACTGCGGGCACGAGGTCGTCGGCGACTTCTGCGCGGCGTGCGGGCAGAAGAGCGCCCCGCTCCGGCAGCCGGTTCACCGCTTCGTCGCCAGCGCCGCCGGCGAGTACTTCGGCCTCGACGGGCGGCTGTGGCGCACGCTGGGCCTCCTCCTCACGCAGCCCGGTACCCTCACCCGCGCCTACCTCGACGGGCGACGCGCGCGCTACCTCCGCCCGCTCCGGCTCTACCTCACGGCGACGCTGACATTCTTCTTCTTGCTCGCCGTGCTCGATCCGGTAGCGAACATCGAGGGCCTCATCGTAGGCGGAGACGAGGACCGAATCGCCGCCGACTCGACGATGACCGCCGCCGCGTGGATCGACACGATAGATTCGGGGCAGGTGACCTTTGACGCACGGGTGGACCAGCTCCGGCAGGTCGCCGACTCGCTCTTGCAGGCCGGCCTCGTCGAGCCCGAGATCGATTCGGAGACCGGCGACACGCTCAGGGCGGATCTCAACCTCCACGAGATCCCCGAAGAGCATCGACCGCAGATGCGCGAGTTGGTGCGGCTCGGGTCGACGGGGCGGCAGCGCGCCGTGCGGCGCCTGGAGTGGCAGCGCGCCGCGCTGGCCGACGCTGACCCCGACAGCAGCATCCGCCCGGCGGACTGGCAAACGGCAGCGGAAATCGTGATTCCTAGCATGAGGGAGTCGGCGGTCAACCTACCCGACTGGATGCCGCGCAGCCGAGCCATCGAACGCCTCAACGCCGCCCGCACCAGTGACGGCCGCACGGAGGCAGCGACCGATCTGGCGCGGGGCATGATTGCCCGGGTGCCGACGGTGATGTTCTTGCTGTTGCCTCTGTTTGCGCTGCTGCTCAAGCTCGTCTACATCCGGCGCGGATGGTACTACTCGGAGCACCTCGTCTTCGCGCTCCACGGGCACGCGTTCGCGTTCCTCGTTTTCACCGTCGTTGCGGTGCTCCTGACCGCGAGCGGGGCAGCGGCGTGGGCGCTTCGGGTCAGCCAGGCGCTCGGCGTCGCAGTGTTGGGGTATTTCTTTATTGCGCAGAAGCGGGTCTACGGGCAGGGCTGGCTCAAGACTGGCGCGAAGGCACTCGGCCTCGGGGTGGTCTACACGATCCTGCTCTTCTGGGGATTCATCGGGTCCCTCGTGCTCGCGGCGGCACTGTAG